CAGCCTTTGATGACGCGCGATTTTCTGAGGAACTCATTGATGAGCTGGTGCAAGAATTAAATCACGATTACGAAAAAACTGGGCGTGTTTTCAGAATCCGCAAAATTGCCGGCGGCTTTCGCTTTTTGACAGAGCCGGAGTTTCATTTTACCATACAGAAACTCATGCAGCCCAAATTGCAGCGGAGAATTTCCCAAGCTGGTCTGGAAACATTGGCTATTGTTGCGTATAAACAGCCGATTTCGAAAGCGGAAATCGAGGCGATTCGTGGGACGAATTCCGATTATGTTGTTAGAATGCTTTTGGAACGAAATTTGGTGAAGGTTTCAGGACGGGCGGAAACCGTTGGAAAGCCATTGCTTTATAGCACAACCAAAGAATTTTTGGATTATTTTAGCCTGAGCTCGCTTTCTGATTTGCCAAAACCTCGTGAAATTCAGGAATTAATGAAAGAAGCGGAGTCGCAAAGTTTGCTCAATGCCGAGCTTGAAGAGCGGGTTTCTTTGAAGTTGGCCAATGATGCAAAAGAGGAAGCCAAAAAGCAACGCCCAAAATACTGACTGAATTTTATCAACTGTTTCTCTATTTGTTTGGATGTCTCAAGTAAAAAAAGAAAAAGATCGGCCTGCTCCAAAAAGTGGTGTGCAGCGCAAACAAGAACCAACGCGCGCGTTTCTCAGGCGAAAAATTAAAACGGAACAAAACATAAACGACCCGATTATTCGGCTAAATAAATTTATCGCGCTTTGCGGAGAAGCGTCTCGCCGAAAAGCCGACGAGATGATCGAGCAAGGGGAAGTGATGGTGAATGGAAAGGTCGTTATGGAGCTTGGTTATAAAGTGGATCGTCGGGCAGACGAGGTGGTGGTAAATGGGAAAAAGCTTCACGAAAACACACAAAAAATTTATATCTTATTAAATAAACCAAAGGATGTGGTCACCACGAGTTCTGATGAAAAATCACGCAAAACGGTGGTTGAACTGGTTGGTTTAAAAGATCGTGTTTTTCCAGTTGGGCGATTGGATCGAGACACGACGGGCGTTCTTCTACTAACAAATGACGGCGATTTAACTTACAGACTAACGCATCCGACATTTGGCGTCCAAAAGCAATATGTAGCCACACTTGACAAGAAAATTACCAGTGTCGATCTTCAAAACATCAAAAAAGGGTTTCGGTTAAAAGACACGGGTGAAAAAGTTTCCCCATGCAACGCAAGAATTTTAGATGATGGTTATACGATATGGGTTGCCATTCATGAAGGAAAGAACCATCAGATTCACCGCATGTTTTGGTCGTTTGGTTATAACGTCAAAAAGTTGGTACGCGTTGCATATGGTGGCCTTGAAGTAGGCACGATGAGACGAGGGGAATGGCGATTTTTAACCCAACTTGAAGTTTCTAAGTTGTATAAGCAAGTTCAGTTGGAGGGTAAGCAGCGAATTCAAAAAAATCAATCAACTCATAACAAGAAGGAGTCATTGTAATGGGACATCAAAAAAAACTTCTCTGGATTATTATTGCGGTATTTCTTTTTGGCGGCTTTTTTAGTGGTTGTGGCACTCCAAGAGAAAAGTCAATTCAGCTAATGAGTTCAGCCGGTCAGTTAATTGGTCAAGCGCAGGAATTGCAGCGCAAAATCGATATGGGCGAAGGCAATGCCGCGCAACTTCAAGGCCAAATTGACCAGTTAAAAATCGAAGCGATTAAGCAGTCTAAGGAAGCCATTGAAACGGACACCTCAAACGTAGATGCTTATTACAATTTCGGCATCATTCTCCAAAGCATTCAGCAGTTTAATAAAGCCATTGAGCAATATAAAATTGGATTAAGCAAAATTCCTCAGCCGCCGTATCATGCTACATTTGATAAAGAAATGGCTGATTCGCTGCAAAACCTTTACAACAACTTCAACGTTGGATTGGTTGTTTGCAATAAAAACATGAAAAACTACACTGAATCAATTGCTTATGCAAACAACGTGAAACAGTATTTCCCTTCACGCTATGCAGAAGCCTTGTTTAACTATGGCTTCTTTTTGCAAGCAACCATGAGCAAGAGCAACGATCCGGTTAAGCAAGTTGACTCTGCCATTACGGTGTTCCAACACTCCATCCGCTGGTATGGCGAAGCGGCAGCAAGAGGCAGCGCCGACCCAACGCAAATTTATCAAACCGCATATTATACAGAGCAAGCTTACCGCGCTAAAGCTAAAGCGGCCAACACCAAGCCTGATTATGATGGAATTGTTGATGCTTACCAGCAAGCTGCTAAAGCCGACCCGCGCAATCCAGAAATTTATGTTCGCCTTGCCGCTACTTACGACGAAGCCGGCCAGTCCAACAAAGCATTGGACGTGTATAAGACGGCTGTTGAAAAGAATCCAGAAAACAGAACCGTTGTTAATAACTATGCCATGCTTTTAGCGGAAAAAGGCAAAACCAAAGATGCGATCACTCAACTTAGCTCGCTGGTTGAAAAAAATCCTTCCTACGCAATGGCTTATTTCAACATGGCTTCCGTGTTGCAGAAAACAGGCAAAAGCCTTCGCAGCGCAGAGGTTAAAAAATATTTGATGAAATACGTTGAGCTGGCCAAAAACGATCCGGCACAAGCGCAAAACGTGAAAGAAGTTGAGCAGCTAATCAAGTAGAAGCCGCTCGCTGAAATGTCCATTTGATATCATGAAAAGCCTGAATCTTTTGAGTTGAGATTCAGGCTTTTTTATTTTCACTGTCAGGAAACTTACTTTAGAAAGGTGTCTTGCCAATGCTGCATTGCACCGCAACTTTCATAAAGCTAAACTTTCCCGCATTTCAACATGAGCAATTTTCTGCAAAAAAACTGGCGAGCTTTTTTTCTCCTGAGTTTTTCTTTCTGCTTCATAAGTATTCCTACTGCACAAGGCTTTGCGCCACACGGCCAAAGCAAACAGATTATCGGGGTGCGCCAGCTTCAACGGGAATTGCGCCACGCTTTTTTGACGCGCTCGCCTGGCAATTTCTTTTGGGGCGTCAGGATCGAATCGCTTGAAAAAAATCAAATGATTTACAGCTTAAACGATCACAAGAATTTTATCCCAGCCTCGAATCAGAAGATTTTAACCGTTGCAGCGGCGTTCAATTTTCTCGACACAAATTTTCGGTATAGCACAGAAGTCTATTTAAGCGGTAACGGTAATTCTAACGGAAACACTCAGGGAATTTTTGATGGAGACGTAATTGTCAAAAGCAATGGAAATCCGTGCATTGCAAGCCATTGGTTAGAGGCGCGTCCAACTATTTTTTTTCAATGGTTGGCCGATAGCTTAAAGCGCATGGGCTATGCGGTGATAAAAGGCGACTTTATCGGCGATGATAGCGCGTTCTTGATTTCTGATATGGGGCGCGATTTTCGCGGCGGTGATGGCGATTATCCGGGAAGTTGGGAATGGGGCGACATGCTGTTTGCCATGGCTTCGCCAGCTTCCGCCATTTCGTTCAACGAAAATATGGTTCGTGTGACAGCTTATCCGGGCGCTAAAGTTGGGGACAAGCCGATTGTGGAAACGACAGTTGAGAGCGCTTTTTTGCCCATTACAAATCAAGCCGTCACGGGCGAAGCAAATAGCCAGAAAACCATTCGAATTACGCGTGAACTTGGCACGAACCATGTGCTCATTGTTGGCAATATTCCAATTGGGCGGTGGCGAGAGTCCGAGCCGATTGCTGTCGAGCAGCCGACTCTGTTTTTTCTAACGGTGATGCGCGAAACTTTTGAAAAAAAAGGAATTCTCCATGCCGGTTTGTTGCGCCGAGCAGAAGGGGTTTGGCCTGGGAGCGGCGATTCGCTGCGCTTGCTGTATCGATATGAGTCGCCGCGATTGATTCGTATTTTGGAATATATCAACAAGGAAAGCAACAATTTCGCAGCCGGGCAAGTGCTCCGAACGCTTGGTAAATCAGTGGTAAATGAGGCTTCGCATGAAGCTGGTTTGCAAGCGATTGAAATCTATCTCGAATCGTTAGGTATTACGGAAGTTTCCTATCGATTGAAAGATGGCAGCGGGCTTTCCCGACAAAATCTCATTTCGCCAGAGGCGCTCGTCAAAGTTCTGAAACATGTCTACCAATCAAAATATTTTGGTGCATTTTTGAATACGCTTTCCGTGGCTGGCGTGGATGGCACGCTGTCGCGGCGGCTGGTTGGCACAAATGCGGAAACTCGAGTTTTTGGGAAAACCGGATTTTTAAGTTCTGTGCGGACTTTCATTGGTTATGTTCAAGCCGCCGATGGCGAATGGTTGGGCGTCTCGCTCATGAGCATGAACTACACCCAACCTACGCGTCAAATAGAATCTTTGCAGGATGAAGTCTTAAGGCTTTTAGCCAATTGGCGGCGGAAATAAATCGGAGCGCAGCGCCACTTCAATTTTACTTTTTCACCAAAATAAACCGGAATTTCTCGCGGCCTTGAGCATCCCAATACTTGTGGTAATAGGATTTTTCGTCCGGCTCAAGCGCCATGCACTTTGCTTCGTCCGAAATGAGTTCGTAGCGTGTGTCGTTTTGGCCGAGCTCGCGCATAATCGGAAAATATTCCGCCGAGTCGGAAATCACGCTAATCATTCCGCCAACTTGCAAGGCGCGGTGCATTTCGGAAAGAAAGTCTTCGGAAAAAATCAGATACTTGCTATCCTTGGCGCGCACGACCGGAACGGGAAAATGAAAGAAAATCTTTTGAACCGAAGCATCCGGTAGCAGTGGATAAAGCAAGCGAAAATCCGTTTTAATGAATCGGACGTTTTCTATCTGTTCTCGAACTGAATACTTGATCGCGCGATAGAGCGGTTTCATCGAAACTTCCACCCCGATGAAGTTTACTTGCGGATTTTTTTGCGCGAGCGAGCAAACCAAATCGCCAGTAGCGCAGCCGATGTCGATTTCAAGCGGATTTTCATTTTGGAAAAACGATGGCGAGCTGACTTGTAGAAATGTGTCTGGATGATGATAAAGCTCCTTCGTGTTCCAATGATGCAAATACTTCGCCAAAATTTCCGGTTCTGGCGGCTTCACTTTGAGCCGTGAAGGATGCCTGCCGCGCCCTTTTCCCATGAGTAAAACGATCGTTTGAGTTAAGTATAAATAGCGGGCAAAAATATTTTTTTTCGGAAAATGAGCAAGTTTTCTATCTGATTTTTAACTGAAAATTTTGAATAAAGCTCGCAAAACAAGGCAGATGAAGCAAGGAAACACAAATTATCTTCAACTGAAACCCGAAAATTACTTATATTTTTCGAATACATTTTCGTAAGGTTTTAACGCAAAATCTTGATGCAACTTGCAATAGGATTTTAAAATTCTTTTCTAATAGAAGAAAGGCTTAGAGGCACATGGTCTTTACAAAAGAAATTGATTTAGGACAAGGAAAAGTCCTAAAAATTGAGACGGGTAAAATGGCAAAGCAGGCCGATGGCTCGGCAGTGGTTTCGCTTGAGGAAACAATGGTGCTTGCCACAGTCGTTTCAAAAAAAGATGCCCCACCAGCAAATCAAAATTTTTTTCCATTACAAGTAGAATATCGTGAGAAATACTCGGCAGCAGGGAAGTTTCCAGGCGGATTTATCAAGCGTGAAGGTCGGCCTTCGGATAAAGAAATCCTGTCTGCTCGCCTGATTGACCGCGCACTTCGACCGCTTTTTCCTGATGGATATTATCAAGAAACCCAAATTATCGTTACGGTGATTTCATCTGATCAGTTAAACGACGCAGATGTATTGGGTGGCATTGCTGCTTCTTGCGCGTTGATGGCTTCGGATATTCCGTTTGAAAATCCGATGTCGGAAGTTCGGGTCGGTCGCATCAACGGCGATTTTTTGATTTTCCCGCACGTCCAAGAGCTTGAAGAAAGCGACATGGACATTTGTATTGGTGGCACAGCCGATACAATCTGCATGCTGGAAGGCGAAATGAGCGAAATTTCGGAAGCCGAAATGATCGGCGCGATCAAGTTTGGGCACGATGTGATTCGTAAAATTTGTGAGGCACAGCGCGAATTGCGCGAGGTTGTCGGTAAACCGAAACGGGTGTTTGAGCCAACAATAATTCCTGACGACATGAAAGCCGCGATTCGAGAGGTTGCGGAAGCTCGGCTCAAAGAGCTTGCCTATCAGCCTCTTAAGAAAGAAGAGCGTGCTGATAAAACAGCGGAAGTTTATGCCGACGCATCGGCGGCAGTTCTTAGAAAATATAAAGCGGAAATCACCGACGAGATTCTGGCTGAAAACCCTGAAAAGGCAATTTACTTAAACGAAAAAGCCATCAACGACTACATTCACGACATTGAAAAGCATGTTATGCGTGAAATGATTTTAGCCGATGCCAAACGGTTGGATGGCCGCCGTCTGGATGAAATTCGTCCGATTAGCATTGAGCTCGGCTTAATTCCGCGTGCGCATGGATCGGCGCTTTTCACGCGCGGCGAAACACAGGCGCTTGTAACGCTGACGCTTGGCACTAAAAAAGACGCGCAGCTTACCGACACGCTTTTTGACGATGCCGATAAGCGTTTCATGTTGCATTATAATTTCCCGCCGTTTTCGGTTGGTGAAGTCGGTCGCATGGGCAGCGTAAGCCGTCGTGAAATTGGGCATGGTAATTTAGCTGAGCGCGCCATTAAAAAAGTTGTTCCAGCAGAGAACGC
Above is a window of Chloroherpeton thalassium ATCC 35110 DNA encoding:
- the dacB gene encoding D-alanyl-D-alanine carboxypeptidase/D-alanyl-D-alanine endopeptidase, whose amino-acid sequence is MSNFLQKNWRAFFLLSFSFCFISIPTAQGFAPHGQSKQIIGVRQLQRELRHAFLTRSPGNFFWGVRIESLEKNQMIYSLNDHKNFIPASNQKILTVAAAFNFLDTNFRYSTEVYLSGNGNSNGNTQGIFDGDVIVKSNGNPCIASHWLEARPTIFFQWLADSLKRMGYAVIKGDFIGDDSAFLISDMGRDFRGGDGDYPGSWEWGDMLFAMASPASAISFNENMVRVTAYPGAKVGDKPIVETTVESAFLPITNQAVTGEANSQKTIRITRELGTNHVLIVGNIPIGRWRESEPIAVEQPTLFFLTVMRETFEKKGILHAGLLRRAEGVWPGSGDSLRLLYRYESPRLIRILEYINKESNNFAAGQVLRTLGKSVVNEASHEAGLQAIEIYLESLGITEVSYRLKDGSGLSRQNLISPEALVKVLKHVYQSKYFGAFLNTLSVAGVDGTLSRRLVGTNAETRVFGKTGFLSSVRTFIGYVQAADGEWLGVSLMSMNYTQPTRQIESLQDEVLRLLANWRRK
- the trmB gene encoding tRNA (guanosine(46)-N7)-methyltransferase TrmB, encoding MGKGRGRHPSRLKVKPPEPEILAKYLHHWNTKELYHHPDTFLQVSSPSFFQNENPLEIDIGCATGDLVCSLAQKNPQVNFIGVEVSMKPLYRAIKYSVREQIENVRFIKTDFRLLYPLLPDASVQKIFFHFPVPVVRAKDSKYLIFSEDFLSEMHRALQVGGMISVISDSAEYFPIMRELGQNDTRYELISDEAKCMALEPDEKSYYHKYWDAQGREKFRFILVKK
- a CDS encoding pseudouridine synthase, which produces MSQVKKEKDRPAPKSGVQRKQEPTRAFLRRKIKTEQNINDPIIRLNKFIALCGEASRRKADEMIEQGEVMVNGKVVMELGYKVDRRADEVVVNGKKLHENTQKIYILLNKPKDVVTTSSDEKSRKTVVELVGLKDRVFPVGRLDRDTTGVLLLTNDGDLTYRLTHPTFGVQKQYVATLDKKITSVDLQNIKKGFRLKDTGEKVSPCNARILDDGYTIWVAIHEGKNHQIHRMFWSFGYNVKKLVRVAYGGLEVGTMRRGEWRFLTQLEVSKLYKQVQLEGKQRIQKNQSTHNKKESL
- a CDS encoding tetratricopeptide repeat protein, with amino-acid sequence MGHQKKLLWIIIAVFLFGGFFSGCGTPREKSIQLMSSAGQLIGQAQELQRKIDMGEGNAAQLQGQIDQLKIEAIKQSKEAIETDTSNVDAYYNFGIILQSIQQFNKAIEQYKIGLSKIPQPPYHATFDKEMADSLQNLYNNFNVGLVVCNKNMKNYTESIAYANNVKQYFPSRYAEALFNYGFFLQATMSKSNDPVKQVDSAITVFQHSIRWYGEAAARGSADPTQIYQTAYYTEQAYRAKAKAANTKPDYDGIVDAYQQAAKADPRNPEIYVRLAATYDEAGQSNKALDVYKTAVEKNPENRTVVNNYAMLLAEKGKTKDAITQLSSLVEKNPSYAMAYFNMASVLQKTGKSLRSAEVKKYLMKYVELAKNDPAQAQNVKEVEQLIK
- a CDS encoding polyribonucleotide nucleotidyltransferase, producing the protein MVFTKEIDLGQGKVLKIETGKMAKQADGSAVVSLEETMVLATVVSKKDAPPANQNFFPLQVEYREKYSAAGKFPGGFIKREGRPSDKEILSARLIDRALRPLFPDGYYQETQIIVTVISSDQLNDADVLGGIAASCALMASDIPFENPMSEVRVGRINGDFLIFPHVQELEESDMDICIGGTADTICMLEGEMSEISEAEMIGAIKFGHDVIRKICEAQRELREVVGKPKRVFEPTIIPDDMKAAIREVAEARLKELAYQPLKKEERADKTAEVYADASAAVLRKYKAEITDEILAENPEKAIYLNEKAINDYIHDIEKHVMREMILADAKRLDGRRLDEIRPISIELGLIPRAHGSALFTRGETQALVTLTLGTKKDAQLTDTLFDDADKRFMLHYNFPPFSVGEVGRMGSVSRREIGHGNLAERAIKKVVPAENAFPYTMRVVSDILESNGSSSMASVCGGTLAAMDGGVPIKSPVAGIAMGLIKEGERYAVLSDILGNEDHLGDMDFKVAGTIDGITACQMDIKIDGLDYAIVEKALEQARQGRMHILKIMDEAITSPRQELAKYAPRLTTIQIPVDAIGAVIGKGGETIRALTSETNTEIDIADDGTVTIASVSSEGSAAAVDAIKLLVSDPEVGMVYNGKVKEVRDDLGAIVEILPGVTGLLHISELSHQRGTKPSDILKVGQKTKVKLIRMAKDPKDPRRTRYSLSMKVLVEPPAEDGQKENE
- the scpB gene encoding SMC-Scp complex subunit ScpB; translated protein: MKKKEKKTAVEQTGNDLVDCLIENNDDKLKSSAVQDMADAILDEPLCDDDSVGRQSQAVHTAAAEERSKATKKIITHSASIDSHERLDIKQQLEALIFSSDESLSAKMILAAFDDARFSEELIDELVQELNHDYEKTGRVFRIRKIAGGFRFLTEPEFHFTIQKLMQPKLQRRISQAGLETLAIVAYKQPISKAEIEAIRGTNSDYVVRMLLERNLVKVSGRAETVGKPLLYSTTKEFLDYFSLSSLSDLPKPREIQELMKEAESQSLLNAELEERVSLKLANDAKEEAKKQRPKY